The sequence below is a genomic window from Neodiprion pinetum isolate iyNeoPine1 chromosome 7, iyNeoPine1.2, whole genome shotgun sequence.
ACATGTGTTTGTGCTAACTGGATTTCCGCAATCGACGTTAAATCGCGGAGTTAGATCATCAATTCATCCAAGTAGCGatgatacatgtatatattaaaattgaattccgTGACAAAAACTCATTATGCTTGCAGAGATTAGAGAAGCAGAGCACAGAAGTAGGCTACCCTTGAGAAGATCTCTCATCAGGCGAGTTCCTGGCGTACCTTTCGGGTTTGTGGATGACCCGATGGGCAACACGGATGGTTCTTTTAAACTTCTAGTGGAAAACACTCCGCTACTTCGGGATTTAACGATTTATTATTCGAGAGTGTGAGAACCAATCTCCGATACCTTACGCGTGTCTAATACGGATTATGAATCgaacaatatttacattatttcagCCCCGGAGAGCAGGACCCCGACTTTTGGGACTTGAGTGCTCTGAACTACATTCCAGAATGGCGGCATCTCACAGCCTTACGTTTGGCCTTCGTACCCACCATAGATGGAAGAATTTTTCTCGGTATCGGAAGACAATGTCCAAACCTGGAGATAGTAGTGTTAGTCGGTCTGACAGAAGCGAGCCATACCACAACCTACGTAACAAATCTTTCGATAATGCTAAGGCAGTGTAGTAAAATAAAGCAATTCTCACTCGAAGAAGAGGACGTAACCGAAGCGATGTACCCGGTTATGCCGGGTGAAGAACCTGATTCGTTTCAATCGCTTGAATTGTTCGCCGCTCTTGCCTGCAATGTAAAGCTCCAAATGGTTCATGTATCGCTTTACGAAAGAGGAATAGAACTCTTCGATTTGGTCGTAGCGATGGAAAACCTATTGAAGATTTGCACGAGGTTGAATATATTAAAGTATCTCAACGTTTATATAGGAAATAATCCATCCGATGCGAATTACGTGATCAATGAGTTATGCaggtaaaaataataagtttGTCATTGTTTTTGTATCGTAGAATTAttgcttcgttttttttaaatttcatatctTCGCTCGGTTTATCGGcggataaatatatatttttgtctgtCGCAGAATAAGGAATGAAGTCAGGCGTCCGGAATTGCAGTTCGCAATAAATTATGGAGTTTGTTATGCGCGCCCAAACGCTGAACCTATCGTTGAACCAAGACTTCCGGACATTATTTTTGAAGAGTGCCCACGTATACTTACTAAATCTTGAAGATCACGTGTGGGGAAATCCCTAATTTATAACTAACTAATTTATTCCTTCAAAAATATACcacacacaatatatattatataatgtaCTATAAGTATAATACTGTTTGTCTTATATTTTGTTCACAAACCCATAGGTAtgttcgataaattttatttttaatcaataaaCATAATACTGCTGTTTCAGGTATTACTTAGATACATAATTTTCGGTACAATATTGCAAAATCGCAGGATTTCTAAAGATTTCGCATACTAAATAATTTCTCCTGATTGCTCTATACACATATCACTTGCCATTTTCTTACGCACGTGCTTTGAGCCCGcgccacgttttttttttttatccgctACGTGAACCGATCGACTCCTTTTAGCAATTGGAAAGATCAAGACtctcatttttcaataaatactggaatgtaaaaaaatgtggCTAAACCGGCACCGCAAATAATTCGAAGACCTAACAATAAGTCATCAAATCCCCTTTCTTCAGTCTAACAggagtattattattttcagtgaATTTCTGGAATCAGattaatcatttatttactttcgtTGGAGATTTCGGTTCAAATCTGGTGCTCGTCGACGTAAGCTAAAAATCAGTCACCCAGCTTTTTCATCGGATTTTATCGCCAACTGTGGAACGTTTATTACCAAATGTATACGTACTACATACATAATATGATTTTACAAATGCAGCAGGGACAATTTCGATACCGGACAAATACTTTTTCACTCGTCGTCAGTCGCCGGTCATAAACATGTGGACGTCTTGCCCCGAACTAATCATTTTCGTCGTCCTTTCGGTGCCGACGATACCTGCGAGCTTCAACGCGTCGTATTTCGAGTATACCAACGTTACGGTCATGTTGCTGTCCGAGCCTGCGTTCGGATTCTGATTCGCTTTCTGCATTAGGTTGCAAATTTCGCTGTAAAAGTGAGGGAACGTCGGCGGTGCGAAGAATATGAGGTGCCTTATACCCTTGAGGCGTATCCTACGGAAGAAATGGAATCGCTCGGAGTAAATGAGGAAATGCGCGTCGCTGTGGTAAAACATGTCCCTCGCCCTGGCCACCTTTGCATCCTTCGAATACTCGCAGATCTGAACGAAGCTGAGCTCCTCTTTCTTGAAGTAGTTGCGAACTTTCACGAAGTCAAAATAGGACGGCACGTAGATAACGGTGTGATTCATTATGCTGTCCTTGTACTGGGGGAGAATCTTCGAGACGAAGAAAGTGAACCTGGCCTCTATGTCGTGGCCGTGGTCTCGGGAATCGAACCTGTGAAACACCTGGGGCACTTGAATCACCGTTTGGCAAACGGTCCCAGAAGTCACCGGGTTCACGACCCTCGCTTTTCCCGCGTAGTTGAAGCACCGCTTGTTGAATATCGCGTGTATCTCGGGTAACGGAACGCCGGAGAATATCAGCGTCTGCCGATAGAACTTGGACCAGCCGTTCACCACCCAGCTGCGAACGCGAGAGAAATCCGTCCCGTGGGATTCCTTTGGCTGCAGATGTGCGTGGTCGAGGACGTGCAGCAGGTGGTCCCAATTCTGCATCGCGAACACCTCCGTCTGGTCCATCACGAGCAACTCCACGGAAGCAAGGAAATCGTAATCTCTGTCGGGTTCGCCCTCGGCGCCGACGAGCATTCGGAGTCCCAGGACGGACGAAATGATTATGTCGGACGAGTAAAAGTCCGAATAGAGTTTCAACGTTTTCTTCGTCACGGATATGCCGATTTTAAAGGTATCGTCGACGTTTCCTTCGAACGTTTGCTCGTAATCTTCGGGCTTGGGATTTTTCCTCGGCATAGCGAGTTCGTTGCCACTGAAATCCTCCATGAATCGAAGTTTGTTCACCACGGACCCACCCTTGTCTTCCCCGATTAAAATCGCGATCAGTAGCCGAACGATTTTTAAACACGAGTGCCTGAAAGGGACTATTATAAGAACCTTCGGCCTGACCAAACCCTGATCCCGATATTCATCCGGTGTATCCGCTATCCCTGACTTCTTGGCTTTTGTCAGTTTCGCATTGTGATGCAAGACCTTGGTTCTGGTTTTTAAAACGTGATTAACCGCGTGCAAGCAATAAAGAAATCTAATTTGTTCGCCATTGGCGAAATTTCGCTCGTTGTAGCACAGATCTtgataattgttaattatGGTGAACAATTCTTTTTGCAACGGGGTTAAGGGACTAGGCTTAGACGCCAGACTGTCTTTAATATTATCGTAGTTTGCCTTGGAGATATTGCCTTGAATTTGTGACTTGATGAATAACTTGTCCCAGTCAACGTCGTCTATGACTTGCGGAACAGCTCCGTGTCTGGCAAATTGCTTGTCTTCCAATATCGAGACCTTGGGTCGTTTTCTAACAGGCTTAGAAAACTCATCCTCAACCTCTGGGATTTGAAACACAACGGTTCCGAGAGCGGGCCACTTCGATCTACTGGTGGCAGCCTTCTGAGGAGTTAGGGAAACGGATTTGTACAAGTCGTCGTCCAAATCGTTGAGCAGATGAATTGAAAACGGATCTCTGAGCTTCCCAGCATCTTCGCGCGCAGTCTCTtgatcctcttcctcttcctccctCAAATTTATCTCGACATGTTCAGCGTCGCTAGCCTCGGAAGTGACGTGATCTACGCCCGAGTTTTTCGTCTTGAAAAGATTTTCTTCTGCGACGGAAGATTTCACCTCGGCTTCGTCGTCAGGCTCGGATTCAGACTCTGACTCACAATCGGAGTCAATGACAGGTTGCCTCTTAGTTTCAGCACCACCGATAGCTGAAAGCAACATTTTTAACGGATCCTCTCGTTCCTCTTCCGAACTCTCAGCCTCAAGTTCCAACTGTTTGCTCCTCTCCGCCTCTAATTTTCGCCTCCTATTTTCAATCTCTTCGTTCTTGGCATCACGTTCCTTGACATACGAGGCTTCCCTGATAttgaatttacattttttcaccttAGGCTTATGCTCGAAacgtttatcaaattttcgtcgATTCCCTCCGCGAGTCGGTTTTTTCCCACGAACCATTGTCAACCGTCCCACTTTCAATATCGCCAgcaataattcaattcaaatgaACACGGCCTATCGACAACCAAAAACTGAACGCTTGCATTGGCAAGCACATGGTTTTTAGGTTAGGTTCCGTTGAGACAGCAGCACTGCGAACGAGGCGGCGGAGAAGGTTGGCACCAATGGATACCAAACATAGCAGACGACAAAGAGCGGGGAGCGTCGCCTTATTTGAAAACGAAATTGACACAGCGTATACGTT
It includes:
- the LOC124223385 gene encoding U3 small nucleolar RNA-associated protein 25 homolog, which produces MVRGKKPTRGGNRRKFDKRFEHKPKVKKCKFNIREASYVKERDAKNEEIENRRRKLEAERSKQLELEAESSEEEREDPLKMLLSAIGGAETKRQPVIDSDCESESESEPDDEAEVKSSVAEENLFKTKNSGVDHVTSEASDAEHVEINLREEEEEDQETAREDAGKLRDPFSIHLLNDLDDDLYKSVSLTPQKAATSRSKWPALGTVVFQIPEVEDEFSKPVRKRPKVSILEDKQFARHGAVPQVIDDVDWDKLFIKSQIQGNISKANYDNIKDSLASKPSPLTPLQKELFTIINNYQDLCYNERNFANGEQIRFLYCLHAVNHVLKTRTKVLHHNAKLTKAKKSGIADTPDEYRDQGLVRPKVLIIVPFRHSCLKIVRLLIAILIGEDKGGSVVNKLRFMEDFSGNELAMPRKNPKPEDYEQTFEGNVDDTFKIGISVTKKTLKLYSDFYSSDIIISSVLGLRMLVGAEGEPDRDYDFLASVELLVMDQTEVFAMQNWDHLLHVLDHAHLQPKESHGTDFSRVRSWVVNGWSKFYRQTLIFSGVPLPEIHAIFNKRCFNYAGKARVVNPVTSGTVCQTVIQVPQVFHRFDSRDHGHDIEARFTFFVSKILPQYKDSIMNHTVIYVPSYFDFVKVRNYFKKEELSFVQICEYSKDAKVARARDMFYHSDAHFLIYSERFHFFRRIRLKGIRHLIFFAPPTFPHFYSEICNLMQKANQNPNAGSDSNMTVTLVYSKYDALKLAGIVGTERTTKMISSGQDVHMFMTGD